Proteins encoded within one genomic window of Elusimicrobiota bacterium:
- a CDS encoding LysM peptidoglycan-binding domain-containing protein, whose protein sequence is MMRASFLALLLAVTPLVWAEETVEEWDDFSETETADVLSAGAIEPSGGSSTVVPVDAVPPAGSSTTVKAVVPVPGAGTHVTPVVSPPSPEPDSAGLTFHRVVKGDTLWDLAGSYLNNAFLWPKIFEANKKIIKDPHWIYPDQEFLIPSVVAAAKMDLPPAPSSVEEAMDYVEEVVPEEVVGASEPEVVTVPVVTEEAGGAVEPSAPVAVDTLVDEGFQEDGAFAKDEREAIKKRSQAVPGAGFMGGVADTFLADENWEYDGYVLRDRDQRMMISQGDVVYLNIGAAAGVKEKMMAHVYRVGKKVRDPYLKKKTVRMIKRVGTVMVTGQVNEEGCTAVVTNSLEPIRVGDIVKFVAR, encoded by the coding sequence ATGATGCGTGCATCCTTCCTCGCCCTGCTGTTGGCTGTTACTCCTCTGGTGTGGGCTGAGGAGACTGTTGAAGAGTGGGATGATTTTTCCGAAACAGAAACAGCGGATGTTCTTTCCGCTGGCGCCATCGAGCCGTCAGGGGGAAGTTCGACGGTCGTCCCCGTCGATGCGGTTCCCCCCGCGGGATCTTCTACCACGGTGAAGGCTGTTGTCCCTGTCCCCGGTGCCGGAACTCACGTCACCCCCGTTGTCTCCCCCCCATCCCCTGAACCCGATTCCGCCGGTTTAACCTTTCACCGCGTGGTTAAAGGGGACACCTTGTGGGATCTGGCCGGGTCTTATCTGAACAACGCGTTCCTGTGGCCCAAAATTTTTGAAGCCAATAAAAAAATTATTAAAGATCCCCATTGGATATATCCCGACCAAGAATTTTTGATTCCTTCTGTGGTGGCGGCGGCCAAGATGGATCTTCCTCCCGCTCCTTCTTCGGTAGAGGAAGCGATGGATTATGTTGAAGAAGTTGTTCCCGAAGAGGTGGTGGGCGCTTCTGAACCCGAGGTCGTCACGGTCCCTGTGGTGACGGAAGAGGCGGGAGGTGCCGTTGAGCCCTCAGCGCCCGTTGCTGTTGACACACTTGTGGATGAGGGATTTCAAGAAGATGGTGCTTTCGCAAAGGATGAACGGGAAGCCATCAAGAAACGTTCGCAAGCGGTCCCTGGAGCTGGGTTCATGGGTGGGGTCGCGGACACGTTCTTGGCGGACGAAAATTGGGAGTATGACGGTTACGTGTTACGGGACCGGGATCAGCGGATGATGATCTCCCAGGGGGACGTGGTGTATCTCAATATCGGCGCGGCCGCTGGGGTCAAAGAAAAAATGATGGCCCACGTCTATCGCGTGGGAAAGAAAGTCCGCGATCCTTACTTAAAAAAGAAAACCGTCCGGATGATTAAGCGTGTGGGAACCGTTATGGTGACCGGCCAGGTGAATGAGGAAGGATGTACCGCGGTTGTGACGAACAGTCTTGAGCCTATTCGCGTTGGGGACATCGTTAAATTTGTCGCCCGATAA
- a CDS encoding tetratricopeptide repeat protein, translated as MRRGFLVFILFFGSLFYGWDQGVSRGGVGRYIERNPSFYGGERILYILGSFHEIWNQNQQALEMYARIRKVYPDSRWSDEAQFGVASSYERLKDRKKALEEFENYMKEFPNGRFHASVSKNISLLKQ; from the coding sequence ATGAGACGTGGGTTTCTTGTTTTTATCCTTTTCTTTGGGTCGTTGTTCTATGGATGGGACCAGGGTGTTTCTCGTGGGGGAGTGGGGCGGTACATAGAGAGGAATCCTTCTTTTTATGGGGGGGAACGGATTCTTTACATTCTGGGAAGTTTCCATGAGATCTGGAATCAGAACCAACAAGCGCTGGAAATGTATGCGCGGATTCGAAAGGTCTACCCGGACTCTCGGTGGAGCGACGAAGCGCAGTTTGGTGTCGCGTCTTCCTATGAACGCTTGAAAGATAGAAAAAAAGCGCTTGAAGAGTTTGAGAACTATATGAAAGAGTTCCCCAATGGAAGGTTTCATGCGTCGGTTTCGAAAAACATTTCTCTATTAAAACAATAG
- the dprA gene encoding DNA-protecting protein DprA, whose product MNFPTQEKEARHLLNLVEPLGPVRFARLLERFGSILEALHSGPAGWASIEGFGEKASDFYRKAEEAIPLLKIETDEIVRLKARVLCALDEEYPEGFRRLRDAPPLLYVWGKLLPVDDLGIALVGSRRPTPYGTAAAERLAREFAQAGVTVVSGLARGIDGAAHGAALAGGGRTVGILGSGLNRFYPLEHRKLADRVAENGAVVTEFPLTAGPEANHFPRRNRLIAALSVGVVVVEALERSGALITAGLAADQGRDVFAVPGSIFSPFSRGPHRLIKQGAKPVESAQDVLEEMDIFRDVSRKEPVSSRSLGESARETLSPAGRKLLDVLTLDPTGIDGLARSAGLSAAEATRELLVLELAGWARARPGKNYVATELSMMSDRSKKEPHGEITAHR is encoded by the coding sequence ATGAATTTTCCGACACAAGAGAAAGAGGCTCGACACCTTTTGAACCTGGTTGAGCCGTTGGGGCCGGTTCGATTTGCCCGACTTCTGGAACGGTTCGGGTCCATTCTTGAGGCTCTTCATTCAGGACCCGCGGGCTGGGCGTCGATCGAGGGATTTGGCGAGAAGGCCAGCGATTTTTATCGGAAAGCGGAAGAGGCGATCCCCCTTCTTAAAATAGAAACGGATGAAATCGTTCGTTTAAAGGCGCGGGTCCTGTGCGCTTTGGATGAGGAATATCCCGAAGGGTTTCGACGGTTGCGGGACGCCCCGCCTCTCCTCTATGTGTGGGGGAAGCTTCTTCCCGTGGACGATTTGGGCATCGCGCTGGTGGGGTCGCGACGTCCAACGCCCTATGGCACGGCGGCGGCGGAACGCTTGGCCCGGGAGTTCGCCCAGGCCGGGGTCACGGTGGTCAGCGGTTTGGCTCGCGGGATTGATGGTGCCGCCCATGGGGCGGCTCTCGCAGGGGGCGGTCGAACGGTCGGTATTTTGGGAAGCGGGCTCAATCGGTTTTACCCGCTTGAACATCGGAAACTCGCCGATCGCGTGGCGGAGAATGGGGCCGTGGTGACAGAGTTTCCTTTAACCGCGGGACCCGAGGCCAACCATTTTCCCCGTCGGAACCGATTGATTGCCGCCTTGTCGGTGGGTGTGGTGGTGGTGGAAGCGTTGGAACGAAGTGGGGCTCTGATTACGGCGGGCCTTGCCGCGGATCAGGGGCGAGATGTGTTTGCTGTTCCGGGGTCGATTTTTTCACCCTTCAGTCGTGGGCCCCATCGCCTGATTAAACAGGGGGCTAAGCCTGTGGAGAGCGCCCAGGACGTTTTGGAAGAGATGGATATTTTTCGGGATGTCTCCAGAAAAGAACCCGTATCTTCCCGATCCCTAGGCGAATCCGCGCGGGAGACCCTTTCCCCGGCTGGAAGAAAATTGCTGGATGTTCTCACTCTGGATCCGACCGGGATTGACGGGTTGGCCCGTTCCGCGGGGTTGTCCGCTGCCGAGGCCACACGGGAACTGTTGGTGTTGGAATTGGCTGGTTGGGCCCGGGCCCGTCCGGGAAAAAACTACGTGGCCACTGAATTGTCGATGATGTCGGACCGATCAAAAAAGGAACCCCATGGCGAAATCACTGCTCATCGTTGA
- the topA gene encoding type I DNA topoisomerase: MAKSLLIVESPTKERTIGPMLGKDFVVRSSYGHIRDLPKKGLGVDVEKGFEPSYTILPRAKKILTELKRLAEKADRVFLATDFDREGEAIAWHLSKALKLSKAKSKRITFHEITREAIRDAVAHPRDIDESLVDAQVARRVLDRLVGYRLSPLLWDKIRPGLSAGRVQSVAVRLICAREEEIEKFKAEEYWTLSALLEKSKQPFTAGLYAKGETKFTKFSFRQKGSVDEVLAGLEGATYRVVSVEPKERRRSPSAPFTTASLQQDSSRRLHYSASRTMVVAQQLYEGIEVEAGEGPVGLITYMRTDSVQVAKVAQTEAAAFIKKTFGKDHLPAKPRVYKTKSKGAQEAHEAIRPTQPSRSPESIRAFLEPDQFKMYELIWRRFMASQMADALFDTVTADISAKEYFFRAAGHTLKFAGYLAAYGEVADEDTKKEGDEPSSTLPPLKAGDVVTLKELRPEQHFTEPPPRFNEASLVKVLEEHGIGRPSTYAPIMHTIVDRGYVRLEERRFYPSQLGRVVDSQLLVHFPEIVSVDFTAKLEGRLDGIAAAKAHWVDVLKDFYTPFEAGIQKAGTGMEKIDIKPEASEEKCPKCEAPMGIRENRSGRYLACSRYPECKSTMPVDRNGKKVVPEETSEVCPNCQKPMVIRIGRGFGRRPTRYLACTGYPTCKTTFSIDKEGNKIVRPKPEPTEEKCGKCGKMMWKRVGKRGPFLACSGFPKCRNIKPIPAA; the protein is encoded by the coding sequence ATGGCGAAATCACTGCTCATCGTTGAGTCCCCCACTAAAGAAAGGACCATTGGTCCTATGTTGGGAAAAGATTTTGTGGTTCGGAGCTCTTACGGCCATATCCGAGATTTGCCCAAAAAGGGTTTGGGTGTGGACGTGGAGAAAGGGTTTGAGCCCAGCTACACTATTTTGCCGCGGGCTAAGAAGATTCTGACGGAACTTAAACGGTTGGCGGAAAAGGCGGACCGGGTTTTCCTGGCCACCGACTTTGATCGGGAGGGGGAAGCCATTGCCTGGCATTTAAGCAAAGCGCTTAAACTGTCCAAAGCCAAATCCAAACGGATCACCTTTCATGAAATTACCCGGGAGGCCATCCGTGACGCGGTGGCCCATCCTCGGGACATCGATGAATCCCTCGTGGACGCCCAAGTGGCGCGGCGGGTGCTGGACCGTCTGGTGGGATACCGTTTGTCTCCCCTTTTGTGGGATAAAATTCGGCCAGGGTTGTCCGCGGGGCGGGTTCAATCCGTGGCCGTGCGCCTGATTTGCGCCCGGGAAGAAGAAATCGAAAAGTTTAAGGCGGAAGAGTATTGGACGTTGTCCGCGCTCCTTGAGAAATCCAAACAGCCGTTTACGGCGGGCCTTTACGCCAAGGGCGAAACGAAATTCACGAAATTTTCATTTCGGCAGAAGGGTTCCGTGGACGAGGTTTTGGCCGGCCTGGAGGGGGCGACTTATCGGGTGGTGTCCGTGGAACCAAAAGAACGACGTCGGTCACCATCGGCCCCTTTTACCACCGCTTCGCTCCAGCAAGATTCGTCCCGGCGCCTCCATTATTCCGCTTCCCGCACCATGGTCGTTGCTCAGCAATTGTATGAAGGGATTGAAGTGGAAGCTGGCGAAGGGCCCGTGGGGCTTATTACGTATATGCGAACGGATTCTGTTCAAGTGGCGAAAGTGGCCCAGACCGAGGCCGCCGCCTTTATCAAGAAAACATTTGGGAAAGACCACCTCCCGGCCAAACCGCGGGTCTACAAAACCAAAAGCAAGGGAGCCCAGGAGGCGCACGAAGCCATTCGTCCCACACAACCTTCCCGTTCCCCTGAATCGATTCGTGCATTTCTCGAACCAGACCAATTCAAGATGTACGAACTGATTTGGCGTCGGTTCATGGCGAGCCAAATGGCGGACGCTTTGTTTGACACGGTGACGGCCGATATCTCCGCGAAGGAATACTTTTTTAGGGCGGCGGGACACACCCTGAAGTTTGCCGGCTACTTGGCGGCTTACGGCGAAGTGGCCGATGAGGACACCAAAAAGGAAGGAGACGAACCCTCCTCAACGCTCCCCCCCTTAAAGGCGGGCGATGTGGTGACGCTGAAGGAGCTCCGTCCCGAACAACATTTTACCGAACCTCCCCCCCGGTTTAACGAGGCGAGTTTGGTGAAAGTATTGGAAGAACACGGCATCGGGCGGCCGTCCACTTACGCGCCGATCATGCACACCATTGTGGACCGAGGCTATGTTCGGTTGGAGGAACGCCGATTCTATCCTTCCCAGTTGGGACGGGTGGTGGACAGCCAGCTGCTCGTCCATTTCCCGGAAATAGTGAGCGTCGATTTTACCGCCAAACTGGAAGGTCGCCTGGATGGAATCGCCGCGGCCAAGGCCCACTGGGTTGATGTTTTAAAAGATTTTTACACGCCGTTTGAAGCGGGAATACAGAAAGCCGGAACCGGCATGGAAAAAATTGACATCAAGCCCGAGGCTTCGGAAGAAAAATGTCCGAAGTGTGAGGCCCCCATGGGGATCCGGGAAAACCGCAGCGGGCGTTATCTGGCCTGCAGTCGCTATCCCGAATGTAAGAGCACCATGCCGGTGGACCGGAACGGGAAAAAAGTTGTTCCGGAAGAGACGTCAGAAGTTTGCCCGAACTGTCAAAAGCCCATGGTGATTCGTATCGGGCGTGGGTTTGGGCGACGGCCCACCCGATATCTGGCCTGTACGGGATATCCCACGTGTAAGACGACTTTTTCCATCGATAAAGAGGGAAATAAAATTGTCCGTCCCAAACCCGAACCCACAGAGGAAAAGTGTGGCAAGTGCGGAAAAATGATGTGGAAACGGGTTGGAAAGCGGGGGCCCTTTTTGGCGTGCTCCGGGTTTCCCAAATGCCGAAACATCAAACCGATCCCCGCGGCTTAA
- a CDS encoding tyrosine-type recombinase/integrase → MPAGTRFKSDFIVEIDDALDRFWIFLRGERNLSPATRRAYQSDLLPFASYWQSEQKGVAIETADRSSLRPYLARLGERGWRRATLLRKYESLWSFFRFLTRKGIVPRNPTDGISRPKPERRVPLFLNEGDVARLLTPRDPGSRRGGALRSARDAAIVELFYSAGLRVEEMVTLPVGALDPWEGAVRVFGKGSRERVAPVGEAALERIRAYLGLRGITFFSGGSEGATRPLFAGSSDRPLNVRTMRRVVEQAGRAAGLTKAYPHLLRHSFATHLLNRGCDLRSVQEMLGHKNLSTTQIYTHVTTERLRQVYDKAHPRA, encoded by the coding sequence GTGCCCGCGGGAACCCGTTTCAAAAGCGATTTTATTGTGGAAATTGACGACGCCCTCGATCGATTCTGGATTTTTTTAAGGGGAGAACGAAACCTATCCCCGGCCACCCGCCGCGCTTATCAATCGGATTTACTGCCCTTCGCCTCCTACTGGCAATCGGAGCAAAAAGGGGTGGCGATTGAAACGGCGGATCGGTCCTCTCTTCGGCCCTACTTGGCACGACTCGGTGAACGGGGCTGGCGCCGCGCAACCCTTTTGCGAAAATACGAATCCCTGTGGTCCTTCTTTCGGTTTCTGACACGGAAGGGGATTGTTCCGCGTAATCCAACGGACGGTATTTCCCGACCCAAACCGGAGCGTCGTGTTCCTTTGTTCCTCAATGAAGGGGATGTGGCGCGACTTCTGACACCTCGAGACCCTGGTTCAAGGCGGGGGGGGGCGCTCCGTTCCGCCCGGGACGCCGCGATCGTCGAACTCTTTTATTCCGCGGGGTTACGTGTGGAAGAAATGGTGACATTGCCCGTTGGGGCCCTCGATCCCTGGGAAGGGGCGGTACGGGTTTTCGGCAAGGGATCCCGGGAACGTGTGGCACCAGTCGGGGAAGCGGCCTTGGAGCGCATTCGAGCTTACCTGGGTCTTCGCGGGATTACTTTTTTTTCAGGGGGAAGTGAGGGCGCGACACGTCCTCTGTTCGCCGGGTCCTCGGACCGCCCGTTGAACGTTCGGACGATGCGGCGGGTGGTGGAACAAGCGGGTCGGGCGGCGGGGTTAACAAAGGCTTACCCCCACCTCCTGCGTCATTCTTTCGCCACGCACCTGTTGAACCGGGGATGCGACCTTCGCTCGGTTCAAGAAATGTTGGGCCACAAAAATCTTTCCACCACTCAAATTTACACCCACGTCACCACCGAACGGTTGCGCCAGGTGTATGACAAAGCCCACCCGCGCGCGTGA